From one Trifolium pratense cultivar HEN17-A07 linkage group LG1, ARS_RC_1.1, whole genome shotgun sequence genomic stretch:
- the LOC123905716 gene encoding golgin subfamily A member 4-like isoform X2, protein MDKNKSRTDLLAAGKKKLEQYRQKRGGSSRGKSSKKSSKNQLPESDADTASVTSTGSSQVTDGNVETNSDPNVVITESLESQSLASSAADDVDPSVDSSSVAMTYDTGEETDLDSNAKSALQGHGVHEKDSELSAKDQGGSSQNLGDNVAKDESLTSSSAPDVDPSFDSLSVAMTYDAVARTELDFNAKLALEGHGVNENESELSSQDQGGSSQNVGSDVAKDVSSKTSNSEGGTAHDHASEPVTLLSPHASITTAVDESVTVEKESEKREDSLPLSEDIPNKFVAQTREDQVTDLGAMQEADDLDMTKSCQSTDAIIDNQKEIPLFEAGESDQSLSRIALKNTIIEEASHEAEQLDRPDNIVSVGTSLENLERDTLPGSSYEEMILQPNQEQISTGVRSGQDMALPVGFNQQFTLVGSAVDDPTHELSAFASTRSLDVSPISNASSVNLLQLAEFIKGINEEDYQFLLKERGAVSDADPLTSSSVLPDHDFSEAFQRLKEELFLASTMQNIFNMQLAEQLELQSESDYHRHQLIGELSQLRDSHNEVNENNQRLSEELANCRVELQNNSRKSVELQNQFDTAMTGVEALSARVVELQISFEMSQKDSSDLSTELADCRSLISSLQDEKKVMSETLNLVIAEKNKLAEEKEFYLCESKNVATELSGLKSSMEGVEVENSNLIDRISLVTEESNKFKAEIEHLLHEIDRLSLDLVENKDLVASLQAENSNLNGDLALSVDKIKNLEDESQSVVLENQRLSSQIVSLQEQLSIEKGERTRFEDDLKEATMQLEQLSKENVSLNSTLDDHKAKIEEIEKKHSEQLSQLENFGNQAHVGWDQSKGLEIAVTEDSHQMDQRLDEGAAGGPFENISEQEIFNDSLEFVSLKTGLNEVENVLVKLEKAINQLRSQKVISSGTGEKVSLPAVSKLIQAFESKVKEDEHEVEISESQSNSFITLTEDQVRNLRKLLSKWKLDVQSAAALFKGERDGRKIGNAKYSDLEDQFEGLKQHCSDLEASNIELVVQYETVKQLLGDIQEKKCHLEEICEALKQEDIHLKAKNNELYEKLGYCHSKVIELHAELNDVKQSSKETASVIGSQLENLQKEVTERAMLLEQGWNTTISDIVELVAKLNESVGETSSTSASSATRDGFDISHLLEASVSAASEMIFDLQKKLEATNADHEIISTSYKEMTSKCDHLLGRNEMAINVLQKMYSDLRKLIYSSGWSLDEDKKIDEQSEALPDLLNYNSYETIMKHLGDVLIEKLELESVTKKMKSELEELKMKCLGLDSVGKLINDVEGVLNVETLNIEVNTSPLLYLDSLVSSLVQKTKEAEIQNHTTKEEYGSKEMELDELKEKMQYLDMLRLENENEIFVLRESLHQAEEALSAARSELREKANELDHSEQRVSSIREKLGIAVAKGKGLIVQRDGLKQSLAETSGELERCLQELKLKDTRLHELETKLKTYSEAGERVEALESELSYIRNSANALRESFLLKDSVLQRIEEVLEDLDLPEQFHSSDIIEKIDWLVRSVVGNSLPVNDLEQKDSAGERSYSDSGNAVTDSWKDDSQLQPDSGDDAGGHSHSDAGFVVTDSLNDDSQQQPDSGSDFQKNFEELQSKYYGLAEQNEMLEQSLMERNSIVQRWEELVNKIDMPSHLRSMEMDDRIEWLGRALAEANHHVDSLQLKIERYESYCGLLNADLEESQRTVSALQEDLRAHTSEKEHLSEKLEALRHECEKLSVQTREAELENEDMHNEIISLKDQMEQKAEIEEQIFTIDGKIKKLRDLVGDALSESETEYQISDGANIDSFEELLRKLIENHASLSSIKATSGVVLEGHHSQEDDAPLHEERSIDMHAKEQAEADIDRYKKDLEAALSELEHLKEEGERALEKQISLSGEVGALSKRTEELQELLNQEEQKSASAREKLNVAVRKGKSLVQQRDSLKQTIGEMSVEMEHLKSEINNREHTIAEHEQKLRQLSTYPDKLKALESESSLLKHRLEETEHHLQEKEYSLKLILNKLGEIDIGGQGHISDPVKKVEWVGKLFSDLHNSVASLEQESRKSKRASELLLAELNEVQERNDSFQEELAKAADELVDLKRERDSAEGAKLEALSHLEKLSALHKEEKTSHFYELVDLKSSMNQVWKHFGEVQNLLAKAFFTDLESFRNLEAGLQSCVKGNNAPNVVDSSFSKEHDDILRKSSDNESSVYEDSWSEFGTIDHYNDNTIIEGFHLFGHKLQEFLVEVSSLKERIQVHSSLAQEQDKTLSKLMTDIQLEITSQRESCENMKKEVSKRDLQLVALRENIAHLYESCINSVTALENGKAELVGEKVELSDLGINLEKSSFDDEISEECIKAVADRLLLTANGFASIKAEFLDANQKEMKATVTNLQRELQEKDVQRDRICADLVKQIKDAEAAANRYSQDLETLRMEEHNLKNQVEVIKEEKKILEQRIKELQDRQGAAAELEDKVRSQTGLLAAKDQEIEALMHALDEEEMQMEELTKKYEALEKAVQQKNQEIESLESSRGKVMKKLSVTVSKFDELHQLSASLLSEVEKLQSQLQEKDGEISFLRQEVTRCTNDDLRASQLSNQRSLDEIVEFFTWVDTIVSRDGVDDIPPDVKSDTQVHEYKEILHKKLMSLISELDNLRGVSESKDKMLQAERSKVAELNHKAETLEKSLHEKESQLNLLDGVEETGKGINTSSEIVEVEPVINEWTTTGTFVTPQVRSLRKGNSDYVAIAVDEDPGSTSRIEDEDDDKVHGFKSLTSSKIVPRFTRPVTDLIDGLWVSCDRTLMRQPVLRLGIIIYWTIMHALLAFFVV, encoded by the exons ATGGACAAGAACAAGAGCCGTACCGATCTACTCGCAGCTGGCAAAAAGAAG CTCGAACAATATCGTCAGAAGAGGGGTGGTAGTAGCCGTGGAAAATCATCAAAGAAGTCTTCAAAAAATCAGCTACCTGAGTCTGATGCTGATACTGCTAGTGTTACCTCTACAGGATCATCTCAGGTTACTGATGGAAATGTTGAAACCAACAGTGACCCCAATGTGGTTATCACTGAATCACTAGAGTCACAGTCTTTGGCAAGCTCAGCAGCTGACGATGTTGATCCATCTGTTGATTCTTCGTCAGTGGCCATGACATATGATACAGGTGAAGAAACTGATTTGGATTCTAATGCTAAATCGGCACTTCAGGGTCATGGGGTCCATGAGAAGGATTCTGAATTGTCTGCCAAAGATCAAGGGGGAAGTTCTCAGAATCTTGGTGATAATGTGGCAAAAGATGAATCTTTGACAAGCTCGTCAGCTCCTGACGTTGATCCATCTTTTGATTCGTTGTCAGTGGCCATGACATATGATGCAGTCGCCAGAACTGAATTGGATTTTAATGCTAAGTTAGCACTTGAGGGTCACGGAGTCAATGAGAATGAATCTGAATTGTCATCCCAAGATCAAGGGGGAAGCTCTCAGAATGTTGGCTCTGATGTAGCAAAAGATGTGTCTTCGAAAACTTCAAATAGTGAAGGAGGAACAGCACACGATCATGCCTCTGAACCGGTCACCCTTTTGTCCCCACATGCTTCTATTACAACTGCAGTGGATGAGTCTGTCACTGTTGAAAAAGAGAGTGAAAAAAGGGAAGACTCATTGCCTTTATCTGAGGATATTCCCAATAAATTTGTGGCACAAACGAGAGAAGATCAGGTAACAGATTTAG GGGCAATGCAGGAAGCTGATGATTTGGATATGACGAAATCTTGTCAAAGCACTGATGCAATTATAGATAATCAAAAGGAGATTCCTTTGTTTGAAGCTGGTGAGAGTGATCAGTCTCTTTCAAGAATTGCTTTGAAGAATACTATAATCGAGGAGGCATCTCACGAAGCAGAACAACTAGACAGGCCAGATAATATTGTATCTGTGGGGACTTCATTGGAAAATTTGGAGAGAGATACATTACCGGGTTCATCTTACGAAGAGATGATTCTTCAGCCTAATCAAGAACAGATAAGCACGGGTGTCCGTAGTGGACAGGACATGGCGCTTCCGGTGGGGTTTAACCAGCAATTCACTCTTGTTGGATCTGCAGTTGATGATCCCACTCACGAGTTGTCTGCATTTGCTTCAACCAGATCGTTGGACGTATCTCCTATCTCTAATGCGAGCTCAGTTAATCTCTTGCAGCTAGCTGAATTTATAAAGGGGATTAATGAAGAAGACTACCAGTTTCTGCTCAAGGAAAGAGGAGCAGTTTCTGATGCAGATCCTTTAACTAGTAGTTCAGTTCTACCAGATCATGACTTTTCAGAAGCATTTCAGAGACTGAAAGAAGAATTGTTTCTTGCTAGTACGATGCAAAACATATTCAATATGCAGCTAGCTGAACAACTGGAGCTCCAATCTGAATCTGATTATCACCGTCACCAGTTGATTGGTGAACTATCACAACTCCGTGATTCACACAATGAAGTTAATGAGAACAATCAACGCCTTAGCGAAGAACTTGCTAACTGTCGTGTAGAACTACAGAATAATTCACGCAAGAGTGTAGAACTACAAAACCAATTTGATACTGCCATGACAGGGGTTGAAGCTCTTTCTGCTAGAGTAGTTGAGCTACAGATTAGTTTTGAAATGTCTCAGAAAGATTCATCGGATCTCTCCACAGAGTTGGCTGACTGCAGAAGTTTGATCTCAAGTTTACAGGATGAAAAGAAGGTCATGAGCGAAACTCTTAATTTAGTGATTGCGGAGAAAAATAAACTTGCGGAGGAGAAGGAGTTTTACCTCTGTGAAAGTAAGAATGTGGCAACTGAATTATCTGGCTTAAAGAGTTCAATGGAAGGAGTAGAAGTCGAAAATTCCAACTTAATTGACAGGATCTCTTTGGTGACCGAAGAGAGCAATAAGTTCAAAGCAGAAATTGAGCATCTCTTGCATGAGATTGATAGGCTATCGTTAGATTTGGTTGAAAATAAAGATTTGGTGGCAAGTCTACAGGCAGAAAATTCCAACTTAAATGGGGACCTTGCATTGTCAGTTGATAAGATTAAAAATCTGGAAGATGAGAGTCAATCTGTTGTTCTTGAGAATCAAAGGCTCTCTTCTCAGATTGTTTCCCTACAAGAACAATTATCTATAGAAAAGGGAGAACGAACGAGGTTTGAAGATGACCTTAAAGAAGCCACAATGCAATTAGAACAACTTTCCAAGGAAAATGTATCACTCAATAGCACTTTGGATGACCACAAGGCTAAAAtagaagaaattgaaaagaaacACAGTGAACAACTATCTCAACTTGAGAACTTCGGGAATCAAGCACATGTTGGATGGGACCAAAGTAAGGGCCTTGAGATTGCAGTTACTGAAGATTCTCATCAGATGGATCAGAGGTTAGATGAAGGTGCAGCAGGGGGACCATTTGAAAATATATCCGAACAAGAAATTTTCAATGATTCTCTTGAGTTTGTTTCGTTAAAGACTGGTTTGAACGAGGTGGAAAATGTTTTGGTGAAGCTTGAAAAGGCGATTAATCAGTTGCGTTCTCAAAAAGTAATCTCTAGCGGGACTGGTGAGAAAGTTTCTTTACCCGCGGTGTCAAAATTGATACAGGCTTTTGAATCAAAAGTAAAGGAAGATGAGCATGAGGTAGAGATAAGTGAGTCACAATCAAACTCATTTATTACGTTAACCGAAGACCAAGTAAGAAACTTGAGAAAATTGCTTTCAAAGTGGAAGCTGGATGTTCAGAGTGCAGCTGCATTGTTCAAGGGGGAACGAGATGGTAGGAAAATTGGGAATGCAAAGTACAGTGATCTCGAGGACCAATTCGAAGGATTGAAGCAGCATTGTTCAGATTTGGAAGCATCTAACATCGAACTTGTAGTTCAATATGAAACAGTTAAGCAACTTCTGGGTGACATTCAGGAAAAGAAATGTCATCTTGAGGAAATCTGTGAAGCTCTAAAGCAAGAAGACATCCATCTCAAAGCCAAAAATAATGAACTCTATGAAAAGCTTGGATATTGTCATTCAAAAGTTATTGAATTGCATGCTGAACTGAATGATGTGAAACAAAGTTCGAAAGAGACGGCTTCTGTTATTGGCAGTCAACTAGAAAACTTGCAGAAGGAAGTGACGGAGAGGGCAATGCTACTTGAGCAAGGCTGGAACACTACTATTTCTGATATTGTTGAGTTAGTTGCAAAGCTGAATGAATCAGTTGGGGAAACATCGTCTACATCAGCCTCTTCTGCCACCCGGGATGGCTTTGATATCAGTCATTTGTTAGAAGCTTCTGTTAGTGCTGCCAGTGAAATGATTTTTGATTTGCAGAAGAAACTTGAAGCTACTAATGCAGATCATGAAATAATCTCCACGTCATATAAAGAAATGACGTCAAAATGCGATCATCTGCTTGGGAGGAATGAAATGGCTATCAATGTATTGCAGAAGATGTACAGCGACCTGAGGAAACTTATATATAGTAGTGGTTGGTCTTTGGATGAAGATAAGAAGATAGATGAGCAAAGTGAGGCACTGCCTGATCTACTAAATTATAATAGTTATGAGACCATCATGAAGCATTTGGGGGATGTATTGATTGAAAAGCTCGAACTGGAGTCTGTTACCAAGAAGATGAAGTCAGAATTGGAAGAACTGAAGATGAAGTGTCTTGGTTTAGATTCTGTTGGGAAGCTAATTAATGATGTTGAAGGTGTGCTGAATGTGGAAACTCTGAATATAGAAGTAAACACATCACCCCTTTTGTACTTAGATTCATTAGTGTCTAGTCTTGTACAGAAAACCAAAGAGGCTGAAATCCAGAATCACACCACTAAAGAAGAATATGGATCAAAGGAGATGGAATTGGATGAACTGAAGGAAAAGATGCAATATCTAGACATGCTGCGTCttgagaatgaaaatgaaatcttCGTTCTAAGGGAAAGCTTACATCAAGCCGAGGAAGCTCTTTCTGCTGCACGTTCTGAATTGCGTGAGAAAGCAAATGAACTCGACCATTCAGAACAACGAGTGTCCTCCATCCGGGAGAAGCTTGGTATAGCTGTTGCCAAGGGAAAAGGGTTGATTGTACAGCGAGATGGCCTCAAGCAGTCCCTAGCTGAGACATCTGGTGAATTGGAGAGATGCTTGCAAGAGCTGAAGTTGAAAGATACAAGACTCCATGAGCTTGAAACAAAACTTAAGACCTATTCAGAGGCTGGTGAACGTGTGGAAGCTCTGGAATCTGAACTTTCATATATTCGTAATTCAGCTAATGCCTTGAGAGAGTCATTTCTCCTCAAAGATTCAGTGCTTCAGAGGATAGAAGAGGTTTTGGAAGATCTGGATCTGCCTGAGCAGTTTCATTCAAGTGATATAATTGAAAAGATTGATTGGTTGGTTAGGTCAGTTGTTGGAAACTCATTGCCCGTGAATGATTTGGAGCAGAAGGATTCTGCAGGAGAACGTTCATACTCTGATTCTGGTAATGCTGTCACAGATTCCTGGAAAGATGATAGTCAGCTACAACCAGATTCAGGGGATGATGCAGGGGGACATTCACACTCTGATGCTGGTTTTGTTGTCACAGATTCCTTGAATGATGATAGTCAGCAACAGCCAGATTCAGGGAGTGATTTTCAAAAGAACTTTGAGGAGTTGCAGAGTAAATATTATGGGTTGGCTGAGCAAAACGAAATGCTGGAGCAGTCATTGATGGAAAGAAACAGCATAGTCCAGAGATGGGAAGAGCTTGTAAACAAGATTGATATGCCTTCACATTTGCGGTCTATGGAGATGGACGATAGGATTGAATGGTTAGGAAGAGCACTTGCCGAGGCTAATCATCATGTAGATTCTCTGCAGCTGAAGATTGAAAGATATGAAAGTTATTGTGGATTGCTAAATGCTGATCTGGAAGAGTCTCAAAGGACAGTGTCCGCTCTTCAAGAAGACCTTAGAGCTCACACATCTGAGAAAGAGCACCTTTCTGAAAAATTAGAGGCTCTGAGACACGAATGTGAGAAACTATCGGTGCAGACAAGGGAAGCTGAACTTGAGAATGAAGATATGCACAATGAAATAATTAGTTTGAAGGACCAAATGGAGCAGAAAGCTGAAATTGAAGAGCAGATTTTCACCATTGATGgcaagataaaaaaattacgAGACTTAGTTGGGGATGCCTTGTCAGAATCTGAAACAGAATATCAGATTTCTGATGGTGCAAATATTGATTCTTTTGAAGAATTGCTGAGAAAGCTTATAGAAAATCATGCTAGTCTTTCATCAATAAAAGCCACGAGTGGTGTTGTACTTGAAGGACATCATTCGCAAGAAGATGATGCTCCTCTTCATGAGGAAAGAAGTATTGATATGCATGCTAAGGAGCAAGCGGAAGCAGATATTGATAGATACAAGAAAGATCTGGAGGCGGCTTTGAGTGAATTAGAGCATTTGAAGGAGGAGGGAGAGAGAGCTTTGGAAAAGCAAATATCTCTATCTGGTGAAGTTGGAGCTCTAAGTAAAAGAACTGAGGAGTTGCAAGAGCTACTCAATCAGGAGGAGCAGAAGTCAGCTTCTGCTAGAGAGAAGTTAAATGTTGCAGTCAGGAAAGGGAAGTCACTGGTGCAACAAAGAGACAGTCTAAAACAAACCATTGGAGAGATGAGTGTTGAGATGGAGCACTTGAAATCTGAGATCAACAACCGGGAACACACTATTGCCGAGCATGAACAGAAGTTGAGGCAGTTGTCAACCTACCCAGATAAGTTAAAAGCTCTTGAATCTGAGAGTTCTCTTCTGAAGCATCGTTTGGAAGAAACTGAACACCATTTGCAGGAgaaagaatattccttgaaacTGATTTTGAACAAGTTAGGTGAGATTGATATTGGTGGTCAAGGTCATATAAGTGATCCTGTGAAGAAGGTGGAGTGGGTCGGAAAGCTGTTCTCTGATCTTCATAATTCTGTTGCTTCTTTAGAACAAGAATCCAGGAAATCTAAAAGAGCATCAGAGCTCCTGTTGGCAGAGTTGAATGAGGTTCAAGAAAGGAATGATAGTTTTCAGGAGGAGCTTGCTAAGGCGGCCGACGAACTTGTGGATCTCAAAAGAGAAAGGGATTCAGCGGAGGGCGCCAAACTGGAAGCTCTTTCCCATCTTGAAAAGTTATCTGCATTGCACAAGGAAGAAAAAACGAGCCATTTTTATGAGCTGGTGGACTTAAAATCTAGCATGAACCAAGTCTGGAAACACTTTGGTGAGGTTCAGAATTTACTGGCTAAGGCTTTTTTCACAGATTTGGAATCTTTTCGGAATCTGGAAGCTGGTCTTCAGTCGTGTGTGAAAGGAAACAATGCTCCAAATGTGGTGGATTCATCTTTCAGCAAAGAACATGATGATATTTTACGCAAGTCATCTGATAATGAG AGCTCTGTGTATGAAGATTCTTGGTCAGAATTTGGCACAATAGACCACTACAATGATAATACCATTATTGAAGGTTTTCATCTATTTGGGCATAAGCTGCAAGAGTTTTTGGTGGAGGTCAGCTCTCTTAAGGAAAGAATACAGGTGCACTCAAGTTTGGCACAGGAGCAAGACAAAACTCTGTCAAAACTAATGACAGACATTCAGTTGGAAATTACTTCCCAAAGAGAATCGTGTGAGAACATGAAGAAAGAAGTTAGTAAACGAGATCTGCAACTTGTTGCATTGCGTGAGAACATTGCCCACCTTTATGAATCATGCATCAATTCTGTCACTGCACTTGAGAACGGAAAAGCTGAACTGGTTGGAGAAAAGGTTGAACTTTCAGATTTAGGGATTAACTTGGAAAAATCGTCATTTGATGATGAAATATCTGAGGAATGTATTAAAGCCGTGGCAGATAGATTGCTGTTGACTGCAAATGGGTTTGCTAGCATAAAAGCTGAATTTTTAGATGCTAATCAAAAGGAAATGAAGGCTACTGTAACAAATTTACAGAGGGAGCTTCAGGAGAAGGATGTTCAAAGAGACAGAATTTGTGCAGACCTGGTAAAGCAGATTAAGGACGCTGAAGCTGCTGCAAACAGATATTCTCAAGATCTTGAAACTCTTAGGATGGAGGAACATAATTTAAAAAACCAGGTAGAAGTTATTAAGGAAGAAAAGAAGATACTTGAGCAGAGAATCAAGGAGCTGCAGGATAGGCAAGGGGCTGCAGCTGAATTAGAGGATAAAGTGAGATCTCAGACTGGTTTGCTGGCTGCCAAAGACCAAG AAATTGAAGCGCTAATGCATGCACTTGATGAGGAAGAGATGCAAATGGAAGAACTGACAAAGAAATATGAAGCACTTGAAAAGGCTGTTCAACAAAAGAATCAAGAGATTGAGAGCCTTGAATCTTCTCGTGGCAAGGTTATGAAAAAGCTTTCTGTAACTGTAAGCAAGTTTGATGAGCTTCACCAACTGTCTGCAAGTCTCCTTTCTGAGGTTGAAAAGCTTCAGTCCCAATTGCAAGAAAAAGATGGTGAAATTTCTTTCTTAAGGCAAGAGGTTACTAGATGCACCAATGATGATCTTCGTGCATCACAACTGAGCAACCAGAGAAGTCTGGATGAGATTGTTGAGTTCTTTACGTGGGTTGACACAATTGTATCTCGAGATGGGGTGGATGATATACCTCCTGATGTGAAGAGTGATACTCAGGTTCATGAGTACAAAGAAATACTTCATAAGAAGTTGATGTCTTTAATATCAGAATTAGACAATCTAAGGGGAGTTTCAGAAAGCAAGGATAAAATGTTGCAAGCAGAAAGGAGTAAGGTAGCAGAGTTGAACCACAAAGCAGAAACTCTTGAGAAGTCCTTGCATGAGAAAGAATCACAATTGAATTTGCTTGATGGTGTAGAAGAAACTGGAAAGGGAATTAACACAAGCTCAGAAATTGTGGAGGTAGAACCAGTG ATAAATGAGTGGACAACAACAGGGACTTTTGTTACACCTCAAGTTCGCAGTTTACGCAAGGGCAATAGTGATTATGTTGCCATTGCTGTTGATGAAGACCCTGGTAGTACCAGTAGGatagaagatgaagatgacgaTAAGG TTCATGGTTTCAAATCACTCACATCATCCAAAATTGTCCCAAGATTTACCAGGCCAGTGACTGACTTGATTGATGGCTTGTG GGTTTCTTGTGATCGGACGTTAATGAGACAACCAGTCTTGCGGCTTGGAATTATAATTTATTGGACCATAATGCACGCACTCCTTGCCTTCTTTGTTGTTTGA